From a region of the Agromyces ramosus genome:
- a CDS encoding NAD(P)H-dependent flavin oxidoreductase, which yields MANGARRLTELLGIDDPIVLGPFGGLSSVELTTAVSELGGLGSFGLYGYDGDRIAETAAAIRAATGRPFNLNVWLPLTDDATDAPLAPGAFEASVDALRPFYDEVGLPVPEEPPAAYLPSFEEQWHAVLEARPAVASFVFGVPPEKVVESARARGIRLIGTATSVDEAVALYAAGIDAIVATGLEAGGHRVSFLRQPEQSLIGSISLIPQVVDAVGVPVIAAGGIADRRGVAAALALGASGVQVGTAFLRTRQSATTDAHREAIGATAAHETVLTRAMSGRLARGARNRALRDIEAGGVIAPFPVQNWLTGKFRAEAVRAGRGELQSLWMGQSASLTRHEDARDVYAELAAGLSA from the coding sequence ATGGCGAACGGCGCGAGGCGACTCACCGAGCTCCTGGGCATCGATGACCCGATCGTGCTCGGGCCCTTCGGCGGGCTCTCATCGGTCGAACTCACGACTGCGGTGAGCGAGCTCGGCGGGCTCGGCTCCTTCGGACTGTACGGCTACGACGGCGACCGCATCGCCGAGACGGCCGCCGCGATCCGCGCCGCCACCGGTCGCCCGTTCAACCTCAACGTCTGGTTGCCGCTGACGGATGACGCGACGGATGCCCCGCTCGCACCCGGCGCCTTCGAGGCCTCCGTCGACGCCCTCCGCCCGTTCTACGACGAGGTCGGACTGCCGGTGCCCGAGGAACCGCCGGCTGCCTACCTCCCGTCATTCGAGGAGCAATGGCACGCGGTACTCGAGGCGCGGCCCGCCGTCGCGAGCTTCGTGTTCGGAGTGCCGCCCGAGAAGGTCGTCGAGAGCGCGCGGGCGCGCGGCATCCGCCTCATCGGAACGGCGACCTCGGTCGACGAGGCCGTCGCCCTCTACGCGGCCGGCATCGACGCGATCGTCGCGACGGGGCTCGAGGCCGGCGGGCACCGCGTGTCGTTCCTGCGGCAGCCCGAGCAGTCGCTCATCGGCTCGATCTCGCTCATCCCGCAAGTCGTCGACGCGGTCGGGGTGCCGGTCATCGCCGCCGGCGGCATCGCCGACCGGCGAGGGGTCGCCGCCGCGCTGGCGCTCGGCGCGAGCGGCGTGCAGGTCGGCACGGCGTTCCTGCGCACCCGGCAATCGGCGACGACCGATGCGCACCGGGAGGCGATCGGCGCGACCGCGGCACACGAGACGGTGCTCACGCGGGCGATGAGCGGACGGCTGGCGCGCGGCGCCCGCAATCGCGCGCTGCGCGACATCGAGGCGGGCGGCGTGATCGCGCCGTTCCCGGTGCAGAACTGGCTGACCGGGAAGTTCCGCGCCGAGGCGGTGCGCGCGGGTCGGGGCGAGCTCCAGTCGCTCTGGATGGGCCAGTCGGCGTCGCTCACGCGCCATGAGGACGCGCGCGACGTGTACGCGGAGCTCGCGGCCGGCCTCTCGGCCTGA
- a CDS encoding DMT family transporter: MTRRGLILFIALGIAWGIPYLFIKVAVSELDPAMVVLSRSALAAILLLPLAFFRREVASVVRRWKPMLAYTIVEIILPWYFLSSAEQRIPSSTAGLLLATVPLAGVAIAFAMGRPERLSRLNWLGIALGMLGVAALVGLEIGASDLIAVGEMAIVVVGYALGPAILARWMSDLPGVGVVAVSLAATAVVYVPVVLFAGSWPGMWPSTAVIVSIVVLAVVCSALAFLLMLGLITEIGPVKATTITYVNPAVAIIAGVVVLGERVTVWTIVGFVLVLAGSYLVTRRRRETVAAVGPEGASAERDGAPSGVP; encoded by the coding sequence GTGACTCGTCGTGGGCTGATCCTCTTCATCGCGCTCGGCATCGCCTGGGGCATCCCGTACCTGTTCATCAAGGTGGCGGTGAGCGAGCTCGACCCCGCGATGGTGGTGCTCTCGCGGTCGGCCCTCGCAGCGATTCTGCTGCTGCCGCTCGCATTCTTCCGGCGCGAGGTGGCGTCGGTGGTGCGGCGGTGGAAGCCGATGCTGGCCTACACGATCGTCGAGATCATCCTGCCGTGGTACTTCCTGAGCTCGGCCGAGCAGCGCATCCCGAGCTCCACCGCGGGGCTTCTGCTCGCCACCGTGCCGCTCGCGGGCGTGGCGATCGCGTTCGCGATGGGCCGGCCCGAGCGGCTCTCCCGCCTGAACTGGCTCGGCATCGCACTCGGCATGCTGGGTGTCGCGGCGCTCGTCGGTCTCGAGATCGGCGCGTCGGACCTGATCGCCGTCGGGGAGATGGCGATCGTGGTGGTCGGCTACGCACTGGGCCCGGCGATCCTCGCGCGGTGGATGTCCGACCTCCCGGGCGTCGGCGTGGTCGCCGTGTCGCTCGCCGCCACGGCCGTCGTCTACGTGCCCGTCGTGCTGTTCGCGGGAAGCTGGCCGGGGATGTGGCCGTCGACGGCGGTCATCGTCTCGATCGTCGTGCTGGCCGTGGTGTGCAGCGCACTCGCGTTCCTGCTCATGCTCGGCCTGATCACCGAGATCGGGCCGGTCAAGGCGACCACGATCACCTACGTCAATCCCGCGGTCGCGATCATCGCGGGCGTCGTGGTGCTGGGTGAGCGGGTCACCGTATGGACGATCGTCGGCTTCGTGCTCGTGCTCGCCGGCTCCTACCTCGTCACCCGTCGCCGGCGCGAGACGGTCGCGGCGGTCGGGCCGGAAGGCGCGTCGGCCGAGCGCGACGGCGCGCCGTCGGGGGTCCCGTAG
- a CDS encoding dicarboxylate/amino acid:cation symporter codes for MADVDWLAVAALALTAVLFAGLFLLRRIGAKFTLLTVVALVVGVGVGVVFQGHLDYVAPIGDIYVNVITAVVAPLIIVSVLASVTSLGSIAKLRTIGLSSVFWLLLTNLIAILLTLGLALATGIGTGANLELEGVDGSGLTGLLAPLDEVIVGLFPANVVGDIASNNIIGIILFTLLIAVSYLLVADKKPETVRPFKEFVDATRRILFKAVGFIIALTPYAVLALVAVTTSTAVTRIETALSLVGVLVIAFVACFVDAYLVNGVLLRVFADVNPLRFFRYLTPAQYTAFATQSSIGTLPLTISALTRKVGVSAEVAGFTAPIGTTIGMPGCAGIWPTLVAVFSVNALGIEYTPLDYIVLVVLGLLVSLGTAGVPGTAIVTATAVLTAVGLPVEVLVLLIPISAIAGTASTMANVTAAAASAAIVARRADALDDAIFEGRSAYPDDANDSKSTPAAELAEPR; via the coding sequence GTGGCTGACGTCGACTGGCTCGCCGTCGCGGCCCTCGCGCTCACCGCCGTGCTCTTCGCCGGCCTCTTTCTGCTGCGTCGCATCGGCGCGAAGTTCACCCTGCTGACGGTCGTGGCGCTCGTCGTCGGCGTCGGCGTGGGCGTCGTCTTCCAAGGGCACCTCGACTACGTCGCCCCGATCGGCGACATCTACGTCAACGTCATCACCGCGGTCGTCGCACCGCTGATCATCGTGTCGGTGCTCGCGAGCGTGACCTCACTCGGCAGCATCGCGAAGCTGCGCACCATCGGCCTCAGCTCGGTGTTCTGGCTGCTGCTCACGAACCTCATCGCGATCCTGCTGACGCTCGGCCTCGCATTGGCGACCGGCATCGGCACGGGCGCGAACCTCGAGCTCGAGGGCGTCGACGGCTCCGGCCTCACCGGCCTGCTCGCCCCGCTCGACGAGGTGATCGTGGGACTCTTCCCCGCGAACGTCGTCGGCGACATCGCGTCGAACAACATCATCGGCATCATCCTGTTCACGCTGCTCATCGCCGTGTCGTACCTGCTCGTCGCCGACAAGAAGCCCGAGACGGTGCGCCCGTTCAAGGAGTTCGTGGACGCCACGCGCCGCATCCTGTTCAAGGCCGTCGGCTTCATCATCGCCCTCACGCCGTATGCCGTGCTCGCGCTCGTCGCCGTCACCACGTCAACGGCGGTCACCCGCATCGAGACCGCCCTCTCGCTGGTGGGGGTGCTCGTGATCGCGTTCGTGGCGTGCTTCGTCGACGCCTACCTCGTCAACGGTGTGCTCCTGCGCGTGTTCGCCGACGTGAACCCGCTGCGGTTCTTCCGCTACCTCACGCCGGCGCAGTACACGGCATTCGCGACGCAGAGCAGCATCGGCACCCTTCCGCTCACGATCAGCGCCCTCACCCGCAAGGTCGGCGTCTCGGCGGAGGTGGCGGGCTTCACCGCGCCGATCGGCACGACGATCGGCATGCCCGGATGCGCCGGCATCTGGCCGACGCTCGTCGCGGTGTTCAGCGTGAACGCGCTCGGCATCGAGTACACGCCGCTCGACTACATCGTGCTGGTCGTGCTCGGGCTGCTCGTCTCGCTGGGCACCGCCGGCGTGCCGGGCACGGCCATCGTCACGGCGACCGCCGTGCTCACCGCCGTCGGCCTTCCGGTCGAAGTGCTCGTGCTGCTGATACCGATCAGCGCCATCGCCGGCACGGCCAGCACCATGGCGAACGTCACGGCCGCCGCCGCGAGCGCGGCCATCGTCGCCCGCCGCGCCGACGCGCTCGACGACGCGATCTTCGAGGGTCGCAGTGCCTACCCCGACGACGCGAACGACTCCAAATCCACCCCGGCCGCCGAACTCGCCGAGCCTCGCTGA
- a CDS encoding fibronectin type III domain-containing protein → MTTQRRRLRGFAATVALAISLPTFTLVWSAPAQAAGDVCDLCSINFDLGACEDLGGYPYDSTQEDPPPAISGGGAPAPAPAPAPAPDPEPAPAPAPAPAPSGGSTSTGQTTGGSTSTGTTPGSTDAAATAGQPAAAVLTAPQAPAAPKLSVKGTALTVSWAAPVDGGSPVTGYRLSLNRGTAIPLAAGATTYTFKVLGAGDYTATIVATNALGDSPASAASATAKITAPDSAESASTAAVDATAATTVVGAPTWLAGAGILVALVAVGGLAVLGHRLLRRRKTVAPDGPDSPADSGVTTA, encoded by the coding sequence ATGACAACCCAACGACGCCGCTTGCGCGGCTTCGCGGCGACCGTCGCCCTCGCGATCTCCCTGCCCACCTTCACGCTCGTCTGGAGCGCGCCGGCCCAGGCCGCCGGCGACGTCTGCGACCTCTGCTCGATCAACTTCGACCTCGGCGCCTGCGAGGACCTCGGCGGCTACCCGTACGACAGCACCCAGGAGGACCCGCCCCCCGCGATCAGCGGCGGCGGCGCACCCGCTCCGGCTCCGGCTCCGGCTCCGGCTCCGGATCCCGAGCCCGCACCGGCCCCCGCACCGGCTCCGGCGCCTTCAGGCGGCTCGACCTCGACGGGCCAGACCACGGGAGGCAGCACGTCGACCGGGACGACGCCGGGATCGACGGATGCCGCCGCCACCGCCGGTCAGCCGGCGGCGGCCGTGCTGACCGCCCCGCAGGCACCGGCCGCACCCAAGCTCAGCGTGAAGGGCACCGCCCTCACCGTCTCGTGGGCGGCACCCGTCGACGGCGGTTCGCCCGTGACGGGATACCGGCTCTCCCTCAACCGCGGCACCGCCATCCCGCTCGCGGCCGGAGCGACGACGTACACGTTCAAGGTGCTCGGCGCGGGCGACTACACCGCGACGATCGTCGCCACCAACGCGCTCGGCGACTCACCCGCCTCGGCGGCATCCGCCACCGCGAAGATCACGGCGCCGGACTCGGCCGAGTCCGCGAGCACGGCAGCCGTCGATGCCACTGCGGCGACGACCGTCGTCGGCGCGCCCACGTGGCTTGCCGGCGCGGGAATCCTCGTCGCCCTCGTCGCCGTCGGCGGGCTCGCGGTCCTCGGGCACCGGCTGCTCCGTCGCCGCAAGACGGTCGCGCCCGACGGCCCCGACAGCCCCGCCGACTCGGGCGTCACCACTGCCTGA